The following proteins come from a genomic window of Nostoc sp. ATCC 53789:
- a CDS encoding isoprenyl transferase → MTAQQTKLQDLPTDLKRELLPQHVAVIMDGNGRWAKRQGLPRIMGHKRGVDALKDLLRCCQDWGIQALTAYAFSTENWKRPQEEVDFLMTLFQRVLRQELREMVEENVQIKFVGNLQALPRSLQQEISRSMEETKDNRGIRFSVATNYGGRQEILQACQAIAKQVQQGLLQPDEINEQVFESHLYTAGITDPDLLIRTSGEMRLSNFLLWQMAYGEIYITDALWPDFDRAEFHRALCAYQQRERRFGKV, encoded by the coding sequence ATGACAGCACAACAAACTAAACTGCAAGATTTGCCTACTGACTTAAAACGAGAACTATTGCCGCAGCACGTTGCGGTGATTATGGATGGCAATGGTCGATGGGCTAAACGTCAGGGTCTACCTCGAATTATGGGTCATAAGCGAGGAGTCGATGCTCTTAAGGATTTACTCCGTTGTTGTCAGGATTGGGGGATTCAGGCGCTGACAGCTTATGCTTTTTCAACGGAGAATTGGAAAAGACCGCAGGAAGAAGTGGATTTTTTGATGACTCTGTTTCAAAGAGTTTTGCGCCAAGAACTGCGGGAAATGGTCGAAGAGAATGTTCAAATTAAGTTTGTCGGAAATTTGCAGGCTCTGCCACGATCGCTCCAGCAAGAAATATCCCGTTCAATGGAAGAAACCAAGGATAATCGCGGTATCCGGTTTTCAGTGGCAACTAATTATGGCGGACGGCAGGAAATTTTACAAGCTTGTCAGGCGATCGCAAAACAAGTCCAGCAAGGTCTGCTACAACCCGATGAAATTAATGAACAAGTGTTTGAAAGCCACTTGTATACAGCCGGAATTACTGACCCAGATTTGTTAATTCGCACCAGTGGAGAAATGCGCCTCTCAAATTTCCTGCTCTGGCAAATGGCTTATGGAGAAATTTACATCACTGATGCTCTCTGGCCCGATTTTGACCGGGCCGAGTTTCACCGCGCCTTGTGTGCCTACCAGCAACGGGAGCGGCGGTTTGGTAAAGTTTAA